Proteins encoded by one window of Clostridium cagae:
- a CDS encoding CbrC family protein yields the protein MNNNYNEIYLKLEEDFLKEKATIEEVDKLYDFMYELESKSNKSIDIEKILVNTYSLLQYHEKAYRCYAKVADKNNKKDRKRLSELRKKSDLYKDRLAIRRRNEITKSFIGKIPKFKYCPDTINTNILTVGGAEVCDCCGETVDIYYEGSLYCIEDVDYLCPECISNGMAAKKFNGEFQQDLFNNENVVNEEYDDEILHRTPSYMSWQGSNWPAHCDDYCEFLGDAEWKGLEKIDMENNLENFTGWDIEELKEYLSPNGSLCGYLFRCLKCGKYCLCADCD from the coding sequence ATGAATAATAATTATAATGAAATATATTTGAAATTAGAAGAAGATTTTTTAAAAGAAAAAGCAACAATAGAAGAAGTTGATAAATTATATGATTTTATGTATGAATTAGAAAGTAAATCAAATAAGAGTATTGATATAGAGAAAATTTTAGTCAATACATATTCATTATTGCAATACCATGAAAAGGCTTATAGGTGTTATGCGAAAGTGGCTGACAAAAATAACAAGAAGGATAGAAAGAGATTATCAGAATTAAGAAAAAAATCTGACTTGTATAAAGATCGTTTAGCAATAAGAAGAAGAAATGAAATAACAAAATCTTTTATAGGTAAAATTCCTAAATTTAAGTATTGTCCAGATACAATAAACACCAATATATTAACAGTTGGAGGTGCAGAGGTATGTGATTGCTGCGGTGAAACTGTTGATATTTATTATGAGGGTTCTCTTTATTGTATTGAAGATGTTGACTATTTATGTCCAGAATGTATTTCTAATGGTATGGCTGCTAAAAAATTTAATGGTGAATTTCAACAAGATCTATTTAATAATGAAAATGTGGTAAATGAAGAATATGATGATGAAATCTTACATAGAACACCTAGCTATATGAGTTGGCAAGGAAGTAATTGGCCTGCACATTGTGATGATTATTGTGAATTTTTAGGTGATGCAGAATGGAAAGGCCTTGAAAAAATTGACATGGAGAATAACCTTGAAAATTTTACCGGATGGGATATTGAAGAACTGAAGGAATACTTATCACCAAATGGTTCTCTGTGTGGTTATTTATTTAGATGTTTAAAATGTGGAAAGTATTGTTTGTGTGCAGATTGTGATTAA
- a CDS encoding DUF4367 domain-containing protein: protein MNRKSDRNELKQIENLLMNTDVDSNKCEEIIFNRLKYKIETGTIKSDDKEKDDIYMKNKKFKTSRVAILTLAILMCSASVTYGSEILASIKARFQVGNTEITQYEANDEANSTDSSTDEMSLEFMQEGFKGKLFDKNGNEALYGEHQEYYNAEGKLITGMGVKDLPNGKHEFIASTDTADEKMLTLKEIKKIANKDIKLPNYLPQGYSFKEGITSFEGAGVNAVYEKKSEGTIVILASTTKEATNGVATTDSVSETSIDGKKVTLSTNCAFWESNDVSYQLYWNFENSNDGKTPSMDMKEVSKIIESMK, encoded by the coding sequence ATGAATAGAAAATCAGATAGAAATGAATTAAAGCAGATAGAAAATTTACTTATGAATACAGATGTTGACAGTAATAAGTGTGAAGAAATTATTTTTAATCGCTTAAAGTATAAGATAGAAACAGGAACAATAAAATCAGATGATAAAGAAAAGGATGATATATATATGAAAAATAAAAAATTTAAAACTTCTAGAGTTGCAATATTAACATTAGCAATATTAATGTGCAGTGCATCAGTTACTTATGGTAGCGAAATTTTAGCTTCTATCAAGGCACGTTTTCAAGTAGGAAATACTGAAATAACACAGTATGAAGCTAATGATGAAGCTAACTCAACTGACTCTTCAACTGATGAAATGTCACTTGAATTTATGCAAGAAGGATTTAAAGGAAAACTGTTTGATAAGAACGGAAATGAAGCTCTATATGGGGAACATCAAGAATATTATAATGCAGAAGGTAAACTGATTACAGGTATGGGGGTAAAAGATTTACCAAATGGAAAGCATGAGTTCATTGCTTCTACTGACACAGCTGATGAAAAAATGCTTACATTAAAAGAAATTAAGAAAATTGCTAATAAGGATATTAAGCTTCCTAATTATTTACCACAAGGATATAGTTTTAAAGAGGGAATAACTTCATTTGAAGGAGCAGGTGTTAATGCAGTGTATGAGAAGAAATCAGAAGGAACAATTGTCATATTAGCATCTACCACAAAAGAAGCAACTAATGGTGTAGCAACTACTGATAGTGTAAGTGAAACATCTATTGATGGAAAAAAAGTAACTTTATCAACAAATTGTGCTTTTTGGGAATCAAATGATGTAAGCTATCAATTATATTGGAATTTTGAAAATAGTAATGATGGAAAAACACCTTCTATGGATATGAAAGAAGTTTCAAAAATTATAGAGTCTATGAAATAA
- a CDS encoding response regulator transcription factor, with product MKGYILIVDDDENIRNLLSIYLENENFKTIKAENAKEAIKIIDEKEIELVLLDIMMPQIDGIEACMRIRKDKNMPIIMISAKSEDMDKIHGLTAGADDYITKPFNPLELIARVKSQLRRYQKYNTGSNNQKVIIEIGDLTINTDTRQIWVGENEIRLTPKEFDILELLARNKGIVLSIRKIYEEVWKEEFFKSDNTVTVHITNLREKIEADPKAPVYIKTIWGVGYKI from the coding sequence ATGAAGGGATATATTCTTATAGTTGATGATGATGAAAATATAAGAAATTTATTGAGTATCTATTTAGAAAATGAAAATTTTAAAACTATCAAGGCAGAGAATGCTAAAGAAGCAATTAAAATCATAGATGAGAAAGAAATAGAACTAGTTCTTTTAGATATAATGATGCCACAAATAGATGGAATTGAGGCATGTATGAGAATAAGAAAAGACAAGAATATGCCAATAATTATGATATCTGCAAAATCAGAAGATATGGATAAAATTCATGGATTAACTGCTGGTGCAGATGATTATATAACAAAGCCATTTAATCCATTAGAACTTATAGCTAGGGTAAAATCTCAGCTTAGAAGGTATCAAAAATACAATACTGGTTCAAATAATCAAAAAGTTATAATTGAAATTGGAGACTTGACTATTAATACTGATACTAGACAAATTTGGGTTGGAGAGAACGAAATAAGATTAACTCCAAAGGAATTTGATATTTTAGAATTACTAGCAAGAAATAAAGGAATTGTTTTAAGTATAAGAAAAATATATGAAGAGGTTTGGAAAGAAGAATTTTTCAAATCAGATAATACTGTTACAGTCCATATAACGAATTTAAGAGAAAAAATTGAAGCAGATCCTAAAGCTCCTGTATATATAAAAACAATATGGGGAGTAGGTTATAAGATATGA
- a CDS encoding class I SAM-dependent methyltransferase, with the protein MNARFLMQYFTHPRTTGAIIPSSKKLSYKMIENINFNKCNCIVEFGPGTGVFTEEILKRRNSNTIIMLIEYNEEFYKILKSKYGNIENVYIINDSAENIDYYINKYDITNVDYIVSGLPFASLPQEMSDKILEKSKIVLGDDGNFITFQYTKLKVSLINNYFKNIKAKKEFLNIPPAYVLSCTNKL; encoded by the coding sequence ATGAATGCAAGATTTTTAATGCAATATTTTACACACCCTAGAACTACTGGAGCAATTATACCAAGCTCAAAAAAACTATCATATAAAATGATTGAGAATATTAATTTTAATAAATGCAATTGCATAGTTGAATTTGGTCCAGGAACAGGAGTCTTTACAGAAGAAATATTAAAGAGAAGAAATAGTAACACAATAATTATGTTAATTGAGTATAATGAAGAATTTTATAAAATATTAAAAAGCAAATATGGTAATATTGAAAATGTATATATAATAAATGATTCAGCAGAAAATATTGATTATTATATAAATAAATATGATATAACTAATGTAGATTACATTGTGTCAGGTTTACCTTTTGCAAGTTTACCACAAGAGATGAGTGATAAAATATTAGAAAAAAGCAAAATAGTATTAGGTGATGATGGAAATTTTATTACATTTCAGTATACAAAATTAAAAGTGTCATTAATAAATAATTATTTTAAAAACATTAAGGCCAAGAAGGAATTTTTAAATATTCCACCAGCATACGTTCTTAGCTGCACAAATAAATTATAA
- a CDS encoding NUDIX hydrolase, translated as MKKDILFKTDDFIFSYRVAGILIYNDKILLQKPLKDEGYSLIGGHVAIQETTEETLIREFKEEIHADINIVSLFAIGEIFFTWGKKPCHQISLYYKIQLSNLDSIPIDRNFQGYDEVGNKRIDMDFCWIPLEKLKEIKVYPKELISHILEDKNEVIHFISNDI; from the coding sequence ATGAAAAAAGATATTTTATTTAAAACAGATGACTTTATATTTTCATATCGTGTAGCTGGAATACTAATATATAATGATAAAATATTACTTCAAAAGCCATTAAAAGATGAAGGATACTCATTGATTGGTGGACATGTGGCTATACAAGAAACAACAGAGGAAACTTTAATAAGAGAATTTAAAGAAGAAATACATGCAGATATAAATATAGTTAGCTTGTTTGCAATTGGGGAGATATTTTTTACATGGGGTAAAAAACCATGCCATCAGATTAGTTTATATTATAAAATTCAGTTAAGTAATTTAGATTCTATACCTATTGACAGGAATTTTCAAGGATATGATGAAGTAGGAAATAAAAGAATAGATATGGATTTTTGTTGGATTCCATTAGAAAAATTGAAAGAAATAAAAGTGTATCCCAAAGAACTGATTTCACATATCTTAGAAGATAAAAATGAAGTAATTCATTTTATAAGTAATGATATATAA
- a CDS encoding putative holin-like toxin, whose product MSNDVLMLLFTGGLFLLALLTFIVLLIDKISKK is encoded by the coding sequence ATGAGTAATGACGTTTTAATGTTACTATTTACTGGTGGATTATTTTTATTGGCACTATTAACATTCATAGTGTTACTTATAGATAAAATATCAAAAAAATAG
- a CDS encoding RNA polymerase sigma factor: MQETNIEKLITDIYNNTYDDVLRYVVSKCRSSDEIADIMQNIYLNFYKALKNKREIKEYKKYLIRIARNEVYKHYGLLKMLQNHIPIFSLNDEKQFKNIQEDLNIEYNYEEEALCEEIWGYIKKKDILTFKIFVLYFQSDLKIKDISKSLNVSESTVKNRLYRTMNKINEEFEI; this comes from the coding sequence GTGCAAGAAACAAATATTGAAAAATTAATTACTGATATATATAACAATACTTATGATGATGTATTAAGATATGTAGTATCAAAATGTAGAAGTAGTGATGAGATAGCAGATATAATGCAAAATATATATTTGAATTTTTATAAAGCTTTAAAAAATAAAAGAGAAATAAAAGAATATAAAAAGTATTTAATAAGAATTGCAAGAAATGAAGTATATAAGCATTATGGATTATTAAAAATGTTACAAAATCATATTCCAATATTTTCACTAAATGATGAGAAACAATTTAAAAATATTCAAGAGGATTTAAATATTGAATATAACTATGAAGAAGAAGCATTATGTGAGGAGATATGGGGGTATATAAAGAAAAAGGATATACTTACATTTAAGATATTTGTTTTATATTTTCAAAGTGATTTGAAAATAAAAGACATAAGTAAGAGCCTTAATGTAAGTGAGTCCACTGTTAAAAATAGACTGTATCGGACAATGAATAAAATAAATGAAGAATTTGAAATATAG
- a CDS encoding RNA polymerase sigma factor, producing the protein MGTVNCKRDEDEIKIPFKEVTVDKFTQIYDTYYKRVFKYVCYRINDQHEAEELCSKIFERIIIKYSSFGGNEDSLDSWIFTIARNTITDHYRSKTKRFHFSLDYIIDMISPKPSLDELILTKENNSYLFQALGKLNERERSVVSLKYGAVLKNTEIAKIMELSESNVSVILCRSLKKLKKILVSEGFKYE; encoded by the coding sequence ATGGGAACTGTAAATTGTAAAAGAGATGAAGATGAAATTAAAATACCATTTAAAGAGGTTACTGTTGATAAGTTTACACAGATCTATGATACATATTATAAACGTGTATTTAAGTATGTCTGTTATCGAATTAATGACCAGCATGAGGCGGAAGAATTATGTAGCAAGATCTTTGAAAGAATTATAATAAAATATAGCAGTTTTGGTGGAAATGAGGATAGTTTGGATAGCTGGATTTTTACTATAGCAAGAAATACCATCACAGATCATTATAGAAGCAAAACTAAAAGATTTCATTTTTCATTGGACTATATAATTGATATGATATCTCCAAAACCATCTTTGGATGAACTTATTTTAACTAAAGAGAATAACTCCTATTTATTTCAAGCCTTAGGAAAGTTAAATGAAAGGGAGCGTTCAGTGGTTTCGCTTAAATATGGAGCAGTACTTAAGAATACAGAAATTGCAAAAATAATGGAATTAAGTGAATCAAATGTTAGTGTTATTCTTTGCCGTAGTTTGAAAAAACTTAAAAAAATTTTAGTTAGTGAGGGATTTAAATATGAATAG
- a CDS encoding TVP38/TMEM64 family protein, with the protein MNRKNKLLLLGISWFIIVAILYTTGTLTTDLNKISHIIKGNPIVMQLIFVLLSTIRIVFFIPQTIFILIGSVIFGPYIGFFLSLLSLALSQSLVYFIGRYLNTQILGEDFIDNNSNTINIIKKYGYKILVLGIVCPIAPSDLITASAACIKLNYKKCISLIVMADAPMIFLYGFLGARIEGTYLFKILAVLAITFISYYSFVIWNKITKCA; encoded by the coding sequence TTGAATAGAAAAAATAAATTGCTTTTACTTGGAATTTCATGGTTTATTATCGTTGCAATTTTATATACTACAGGTACATTAACAACAGATTTAAATAAAATCAGTCATATTATTAAGGGTAATCCCATAGTAATGCAATTAATATTTGTATTATTATCTACTATTAGAATTGTATTTTTTATACCTCAAACAATTTTTATACTTATAGGAAGCGTTATTTTCGGACCATATATAGGTTTTTTCCTATCACTTTTATCACTAGCTTTATCACAAAGTCTTGTGTATTTTATTGGCAGATATTTAAACACACAAATATTAGGAGAAGACTTTATAGACAATAATAGCAATACTATTAACATTATAAAAAAATATGGTTACAAAATTTTAGTGTTAGGTATAGTTTGTCCCATAGCACCTTCTGACTTAATAACAGCATCTGCTGCTTGCATTAAGCTAAATTATAAAAAATGTATTTCCCTTATTGTAATGGCAGATGCCCCAATGATATTTTTATATGGATTTTTAGGTGCTAGAATCGAAGGAACTTATTTATTTAAGATTTTAGCGGTCTTAGCTATAACTTTTATATCTTATTATTCCTTCGTTATTTGGAATAAAATCACTAAATGTGCATAG
- a CDS encoding DUF4272 domain-containing protein, producing the protein MRLFDKLKKKRQSKVILTEEKTSNEEKHSGKAFIFCEERELNKIMNALCHAFNINTDGNGNTIELHNEDIDIFVTTVTEEMGDDAKTFIKNQINSTYGHYYHVDTEYVDNKINVLYKIDLSHGFIIIDYSFNTEDEDYKKAMIMERFSKTLPELKGILLLCDEEDGLYCESDRGIELILSEGGKSNLFNYLPKQEFTITPEDGQVTEEQISRRLKSRKIIEDKFIYVPAWYPVIETAENSKCRSKEDIAKRAIALMIVSLYSECLISEDMKVSEAYEFVNEIIERFDAKEFFSPREKEYLQNPNPTKEEQIAYSWQYENLFVMEWALGLVDELDFPDHICDVPLTVRLLKDYYSVEEILENSKPKSKESLLDECDLIFCLDWACVDTRIYNLPAPAKMDKGVVLERHKSLNWLVGYNENAEWDKVGTDT; encoded by the coding sequence ATGAGGTTATTTGATAAATTAAAAAAGAAAAGACAAAGTAAAGTAATATTAACGGAAGAAAAAACAAGCAATGAGGAAAAACATTCTGGTAAAGCATTTATTTTTTGTGAAGAAAGAGAGCTAAACAAAATAATGAATGCTCTTTGTCATGCTTTTAACATTAACACAGATGGAAATGGTAATACCATTGAACTACATAATGAAGATATAGATATTTTTGTTACTACAGTAACAGAAGAGATGGGGGATGATGCAAAAACATTTATTAAGAATCAAATTAATAGTACTTATGGACATTATTATCATGTTGATACAGAATACGTAGATAATAAGATAAATGTTTTATATAAGATTGATTTAAGTCATGGATTTATTATTATTGATTATTCTTTTAATACTGAGGATGAAGATTATAAAAAAGCAATGATTATGGAGAGATTTTCAAAAACATTACCTGAACTTAAAGGGATTTTACTATTATGTGATGAAGAAGATGGGTTGTACTGTGAAAGTGATAGGGGTATTGAGCTTATTTTATCTGAGGGTGGAAAAAGCAATTTGTTTAATTATTTGCCTAAACAAGAATTCACTATTACGCCAGAAGATGGACAAGTAACAGAAGAACAAATTAGTCGTAGATTAAAAAGTCGTAAAATTATAGAAGATAAATTTATTTATGTTCCTGCATGGTATCCAGTAATTGAAACAGCGGAAAACTCTAAATGTAGATCGAAAGAAGATATTGCCAAAAGAGCAATTGCACTTATGATTGTTTCATTATATTCAGAATGTTTAATTAGTGAAGACATGAAAGTCAGTGAAGCGTATGAATTTGTAAATGAAATTATAGAAAGATTTGATGCAAAAGAATTCTTTTCACCAAGAGAAAAGGAATATTTACAAAATCCAAATCCTACAAAAGAAGAACAGATTGCATATTCATGGCAGTATGAAAATTTATTTGTCATGGAATGGGCTTTAGGATTGGTAGATGAATTAGATTTTCCAGATCATATATGTGATGTACCACTAACAGTTCGCCTATTAAAAGATTATTATTCTGTTGAAGAAATTTTAGAGAACTCAAAACCTAAATCAAAGGAATCGTTATTAGATGAATGTGATTTGATTTTTTGCTTAGATTGGGCTTGTGTAGATACAAGAATCTATAATCTGCCTGCACCAGCTAAAATGGACAAGGGTGTTGTATTGGAACGACATAAATCATTAAATTGGTTAGTTGGATATAATGAAAACGCAGAATGGGATAAAGTTGGAACAGATACTTAA
- a CDS encoding TfoX/Sxy family protein: MGELSKLPNIGKEVESQLNKVGIFTYDELKNIGAEQAWLKIQKNDVSACIHRLLALEGAIQGIKKTALPQERKESLKDFYNVHKCK, translated from the coding sequence ATGGGAGAATTATCAAAACTACCTAATATCGGTAAAGAAGTTGAAAGTCAATTGAATAAAGTGGGGATATTTACATATGACGAATTAAAAAATATTGGAGCAGAGCAGGCTTGGCTAAAAATACAAAAAAATGATGTTTCAGCATGTATTCATAGATTGCTAGCGCTAGAAGGTGCAATTCAAGGCATCAAGAAAACAGCATTACCACAAGAACGAAAAGAATCACTAAAGGACTTTTATAATGTGCATAAATGTAAATAG
- a CDS encoding HAMP domain-containing sensor histidine kinase, whose product MIDFKKVRINLIWGIIIGFFLSQVIVAEGYAILVFRQQNGSGDVALPFEGITGFRILAFIVFIATIAIFNTKKFRKINLNKISIYLILVVIIAVVVAIEAVLIIISIIFKRHPNIQEYVAKDYFVSVNIFYIISFLGIAVFLITFVSLVNRKVKYIKFLTKEVKVIKDEGFGKTIKVKGKDELSELCQSINDMSLELRKKIDNEKIIEKNKNELITSVSHDLRTPLTSIIGYVDLLKKNEFNDKEKFDNYIEVIDERTKSLNRLINELFEYTKLTSHDIKLNYSRLEIVSLIEQMVGEYTPIFNKENLEVVKDITDKDIFINADIEKIVRGLENLLTNAIKYSVKNSKVLIKLFEENNYVVVSVSNKAKDITEDDLKNIFERFYKVDKSRKEQDSTGLGLSIVKRIVELHNGEIDVNLNEDIIEFKISLPLE is encoded by the coding sequence ATGATTGACTTTAAAAAAGTTAGAATAAATTTAATCTGGGGAATTATTATTGGATTTTTTTTATCTCAAGTTATTGTTGCAGAAGGGTATGCAATATTAGTGTTTAGACAACAAAATGGTAGTGGAGATGTTGCCTTACCATTTGAAGGAATTACTGGATTTAGAATTTTAGCTTTTATTGTGTTTATAGCTACTATAGCAATATTTAACACGAAAAAATTCAGAAAAATTAATTTAAATAAGATTAGTATTTACTTAATATTAGTAGTTATAATAGCAGTTGTAGTAGCTATTGAGGCTGTACTAATTATAATTTCAATTATTTTTAAGAGGCATCCTAATATACAAGAATATGTTGCAAAAGATTATTTTGTATCAGTAAATATATTTTATATTATCAGTTTTTTAGGTATTGCTGTATTTTTAATAACATTTGTAAGCCTTGTAAATAGGAAAGTAAAATACATTAAGTTTTTAACTAAGGAAGTAAAGGTTATTAAAGATGAAGGATTTGGAAAAACTATTAAAGTTAAAGGGAAAGATGAATTATCAGAGCTTTGCCAAAGCATAAATGATATGTCATTAGAATTGCGTAAAAAAATAGATAATGAAAAAATTATTGAAAAAAATAAAAATGAACTTATAACAAGTGTATCTCATGACTTAAGAACACCACTTACATCTATCATAGGATATGTAGATTTGCTTAAGAAAAATGAATTTAATGATAAAGAAAAGTTTGATAACTATATAGAGGTTATAGATGAAAGAACTAAAAGCCTTAATAGATTAATCAATGAACTTTTTGAATATACAAAACTAACTAGTCATGATATTAAATTAAATTATAGTAGATTAGAAATAGTATCATTAATAGAACAAATGGTTGGGGAATATACTCCTATATTTAATAAGGAGAACTTAGAAGTAGTAAAAGATATAACGGATAAAGATATATTTATTAATGCTGATATAGAGAAGATTGTAAGGGGTTTAGAAAATCTTTTAACTAATGCTATAAAATATAGTGTAAAAAACTCTAAAGTATTAATAAAGCTGTTTGAAGAAAATAATTATGTGGTAGTTTCTGTATCAAACAAAGCTAAAGACATTACAGAAGATGATTTGAAAAATATATTTGAGAGATTTTATAAAGTTGATAAATCAAGAAAAGAACAAGATAGTACAGGACTTGGACTATCTATTGTTAAAAGAATAGTTGAACTTCATAATGGAGAAATAGATGTGAATTTAAATGAAGACATTATAGAATTTAAAATATCATTACCCTTAGAGTAA
- a CDS encoding HAD family hydrolase, with product MDKKIIFFDIDGTLIDEKTDTIPESTKEALKKAKKNGHFIFINTGRPISEINTRIKELQFDGYVCGCGTYIELHNKELMFKSLGTSLSKKIVSKLRKCNIDGILEGKKDIYYNENSLSEEVVRIKKFHMKEGFYSGTTWDDPYIDFDKLVIWITENSDFDSFHEEFKDVFDFIKRDIDFYELAPIGFSKASGIKFLMDYLDIPLENTYAIGDSTNDLSMLEYVKNSIAMGNSNPILFDLVSFVTKNVDDNGIYHALKHYKII from the coding sequence ATGGATAAAAAAATTATATTTTTTGATATTGATGGAACATTAATTGATGAAAAAACTGACACTATTCCAGAAAGCACTAAAGAAGCTCTAAAAAAAGCTAAAAAAAATGGTCATTTTATATTTATAAATACAGGTAGACCAATTTCAGAAATTAACACTCGTATAAAAGAGCTACAATTTGATGGATATGTATGTGGTTGCGGTACTTACATTGAATTACATAACAAAGAATTAATGTTTAAGTCTTTAGGTACAAGCCTTTCAAAAAAAATAGTGAGCAAACTACGTAAATGCAATATTGATGGAATTTTAGAAGGAAAAAAAGATATATACTATAATGAAAATAGTTTATCTGAAGAAGTAGTAAGAATAAAAAAATTTCATATGAAAGAGGGTTTTTACTCAGGTACAACATGGGATGACCCATATATTGATTTTGATAAATTAGTTATATGGATTACCGAAAACAGTGATTTTGATTCTTTCCATGAAGAATTTAAAGATGTATTTGATTTTATAAAACGAGATATTGATTTTTATGAATTAGCTCCTATAGGATTTTCAAAAGCATCTGGCATAAAATTCTTAATGGATTATCTAGATATACCCTTGGAAAATACATACGCAATTGGTGATAGTACAAACGATTTATCAATGCTTGAATATGTTAAAAATAGCATAGCTATGGGAAATAGTAATCCAATCTTATTTGATTTAGTTTCTTTCGTTACAAAAAATGTTGATGACAATGGAATATATCACGCCTTAAAGCATTATAAAATTATATAA
- a CDS encoding DUF1963 domain-containing protein → MPTWIQDAEYPQCPKCGEKMMFIGQVSMEDLEAYGEGIYYGFICNECKIAATGYQQT, encoded by the coding sequence ATGCCAACATGGATACAAGATGCAGAATATCCACAATGTCCAAAGTGTGGAGAAAAAATGATGTTTATTGGACAAGTATCTATGGAAGACTTAGAAGCGTATGGCGAAGGCATTTACTATGGATTTATATGTAATGAGTGTAAAATTGCAGCTACTGGATATCAGCAGACATAA
- a CDS encoding suppressor of fused domain protein, which yields MTLLDKFKKDTENKNANYDVVMEGWKAIEDAALIMYPGQIDPKHYGTLISWNLGGNDPLDGISVYDGGEYYHFITYGLSELYEKEFENKEYSGYGFELTVKLKKDGLEDEEAGIRGMCGILQAIARLTYNEGEIFQPNEYIYTGQTTGIDPNGDSLITGFITQLDKLGEIKTPNGKVQFVELIGATDAELKAIIDKKLNAKELFEKLNSEYTDYKRESLF from the coding sequence ATGACATTACTTGATAAATTTAAGAAAGACACAGAAAATAAAAATGCTAATTATGATGTTGTAATGGAGGGGTGGAAGGCTATTGAAGATGCAGCTTTAATCATGTATCCAGGACAGATTGATCCTAAACATTATGGAACACTTATCTCATGGAACTTAGGGGGAAATGATCCTTTAGATGGTATAAGTGTTTATGATGGTGGAGAATATTATCATTTTATTACTTATGGTTTATCAGAACTTTATGAAAAAGAATTTGAAAATAAAGAATATAGTGGATATGGATTTGAATTAACTGTAAAGTTGAAAAAAGATGGATTAGAAGATGAAGAAGCTGGAATTAGGGGAATGTGTGGAATATTACAAGCAATAGCTAGACTAACTTACAATGAAGGTGAAATTTTTCAGCCAAATGAATACATATATACAGGACAAACTACTGGTATTGATCCTAATGGAGATTCATTAATAACAGGATTTATCACACAATTAGATAAACTTGGAGAGATTAAAACACCAAATGGAAAGGTACAGTTTGTAGAACTTATTGGAGCAACAGATGCAGAATTAAAGGCAATTATTGATAAGAAATTAAATGCAAAAGAGTTGTTTGAAAAACTTAATTCAGAATATACAGATTATAAACGTGAAAGTTTATTTTAA
- a CDS encoding PadR family transcriptional regulator — MNKEDIVKKSIRKGLESKEEILQNILNVVREEEKIENKKIDLEILILELIQRKDMYGYAIIKELGIKSKGTFLMQEGEIYPILHCLEGKALLESYWIRESDNIDKKYYRLTRRGREYLKFRAEDTKNIKMLENIGKLQKIT; from the coding sequence TTGAATAAAGAGGATATAGTTAAAAAATCAATTAGAAAAGGATTAGAATCTAAAGAAGAAATATTACAGAATATTTTAAATGTAGTAAGAGAAGAGGAAAAAATAGAAAATAAAAAAATTGACTTAGAAATATTAATACTAGAATTAATTCAAAGAAAAGATATGTATGGATATGCAATAATTAAAGAATTAGGAATTAAGTCTAAGGGCACATTTCTAATGCAAGAAGGTGAAATATATCCAATTTTACATTGCTTAGAAGGAAAGGCTTTATTAGAATCATACTGGATTCGTGAAAGTGATAATATAGATAAAAAATATTATAGATTAACTAGAAGAGGAAGAGAATATTTAAAATTTAGGGCTGAGGATACTAAAAACATTAAAATGTTAGAAAATATAGGGAAATTACAAAAGATAACATAG